Genomic DNA from Oncorhynchus clarkii lewisi isolate Uvic-CL-2024 chromosome 5, UVic_Ocla_1.0, whole genome shotgun sequence:
aagTGAATGTTGATGATGCTGCATACTATTTTGCGCAAAGCAGTATCGGTGTGTTCGAAGCCTTaatgcattttggtacaccagaattacattcatttccaatgaacCGCTGCgttgccttgcagcattgtgtTGCAGATACAGCTCGTTCGGTATGGTACATATGTTGGATTTACCGAACGTGTATGAGTAGATGGCTTGACAAAAATGGTATGATGAACTTTTGTTGAGCGCATATCCAGATGACGCTGCATACTATTTTTCAAAGCGTTACGCTTCGATCACACCAACAGTATCATTAccttttggtacaccagaattacattcatttccaatgaaacgCTGCATTTGCCTTGCAACATTGCAttgcagttgcagtgcgttcgtTTGTGGTGCATACATTGGATTTATCGAACGTATGATAAACTGTGTGCGTAGACGGCTTTACAGAAATAGTAGCAGAAATTGAATGTTGATGATGCTGCGTACTATTTAGCACAAATTCACTGTCGGGGTGTTCGAAGCGttattgcattttggtacaccagaattacattcatttccaatgaaacgctgcgtttgccttgcagcatttcATTGCAGAGACGTAGACAGCTTGCGCTAGAACGACGTGACGTCATTGGGTCAAAGTTTACAGCTATGGCGTCGGGAAATGGAATTGCTTCTCTGGTGAGAATCCACAAGATTAAATAACAGTATTTTAACTGAATGTACATGTAATATACGGGTATATTGTAGCTGCATATATAAGTGAACTGTTAAAGTATATGATGCATGTTTTATTTGGACTGATGCCGGCCTGCTGTTTAAAATGCCGCTGGCTAAACGAGGACAACGTTGATTGAGTTAAACATGTGCTTACCATTACACTGCAGCAATATTGAATTACTAATGCTAATGACATTTTGTCGTTATATAGGGTGTGATATCAATTGTAATACTTTTCTTTTGTAATGGTTATGTTATTCAGGGCGTGGAGGGAGCTACAGCAGccgcccaggctctgtctctaCCAGCTGAGGCTTATGGGAACGATGTGAGTAACACACCGGTGCTATTTAGGTTTCCTCTCTGACACAAACTCACAACACAATAGTTTTCTAGTGTGTTAGTTTCAAAGTTTATTCGCCACGtgcacaggatacaacaggtgtaaaacagtCAAATTAAATTCTTACCTAGAGAACTCTTTCCCAACATTGcaactaacctgtgtgtgtgtgtgtgcctcagccTCAACTGGAGGTGATGTGGGCGATGAAGGCTTACAATCATGCAGAGATCTACTTTAATGTGAGTATCTCTTTCTCACAAGCACCTGAAATCAGGTAAACTACCCACATggaaaaaatactacagtttactatagaatagtacagtattatccacaaaaaaaactgtagtaaatactacagttgtgtgcaaaaacactacagtatttaatttgcatataccctgcctATTTCCCTCCCCCgatatcccaatttgtgccacccataagtgagaaacctacatgctaAGTATAACCATATTGTGTGCCATACAGGTTATAGAgaaaactacagtaaatactacagtatattattagtcctcaaaaacactacagtaaatactacagcagTGGATCTACAAGTTTTGCCTCGGGACCCAAATTGAGCCAGGTTGCCTCAGTCGCGACCCAATATACAATCTGGAAAACTATATTTAATGCTATATTGATAGTAAATGTGTAAATTATGACAAGGGAACAACATTCTCACCTCTCATtttcaataaatacattttgccCATATTCTTCAAGAATGTTAAACTCACTGGCTTGAGACCACAAAATCAACCAAAATAGTGCTGCTAATAGATCTATTTTGAAACATTGATAGTTCATATTTTCTTCCAGGTTTGTAGTTTTTTTCATTAAAATATaaactgtatgtatatattcaAAACCTCCCCGGACCCGAACTGGGGTCACGACCCACCAGTTGAGAATAGCTGTACAACAGTATAcaacagtccacaaaaacactacattaattactttagtataaatactgtagtaaacacaagttaacagtaaagtctgcaaacgcactataatactacagtatttagaccatagtatgttttttttatgtgggTAGGTGGAGCATAATACCAATAATAGCAGCCACATTGCACTGATCTAGTCCTTCCCTCCAGCTAatcgtgtctgtctgtgtgtagctgaTCTCGTCGGTAGACCCCAGTAATCTGAAGCTGACCAAGGTGGATGACCAGATCTATACGTCCTTCAGAGAATCCTTCTCAGACCTCAACATCAAGAACTTGGACCCAGACATGCTCAAAACGGCCGATGCCAAAGAGGTAGGGGACTGGGTGTGTTATAGGTGTCAGAAATACAAAAAGGGACGgcggaagagtgagagagaaactaaCTTAGTCTCTGTGTTGGTGTCTAGAAGTGGCGTCCGTTCTGTAACCAGTTCGACGGGGTGGTGGAGGACTTTAACTACGGGACTTTGCTACGACTTGACTGTGAGAAGGACTACACAGAGGAAAACACCATATTTGGTATGTTCAGCGAGTCACTATTACACATACAAAACGTTGTCACTGTTAAAAAGTGGCATGAGGAGCATAGCAGTGTAAGGGTCCTGTGTAGCCCAGTGACTACACCAGTGTTAACTGCGATCATGTTGTTCCTGCAGCCACCAGGATCCAGTTCTTTGCCATCGAGATCGCTAGGAACAGAGAAGGATTCAACGCCCCTGTTTTTCAGGCCAAAAAACAGCCTTCTTAACCCATACCCTATAACCTTCTTAGCCTAGTCTCCAACACCCTTGTAAACCCAACCAAGGAAGAGTTTCAACAGCCCTGGTTTGACACCCTACCTTTTGACCTAGGTATGGGATACTCTGAACCCCACATCACCTACAACCTCTAACCCAGGAAACAGATAACATTTCAA
This window encodes:
- the LOC139408817 gene encoding protein PBDC1 gives rise to the protein MASGNGIASLGVEGATAAAQALSLPAEAYGNDPQLEVMWAMKAYNHAEIYFNLISSVDPSNLKLTKVDDQIYTSFRESFSDLNIKNLDPDMLKTADAKEKWRPFCNQFDGVVEDFNYGTLLRLDCEKDYTEENTIFATRIQFFAIEIARNREGFNAPVFQAKKQPS